A genomic window from Nomascus leucogenys isolate Asia chromosome 10, Asia_NLE_v1, whole genome shotgun sequence includes:
- the FBXW9 gene encoding F-box/WD repeat-containing protein 9 isoform X1, which produces MELSLGPCDESRSWDDDSDPESETDPDAQAEAYVARVLSPPKSGLAFSRPSQLSTPAASPSASEPRAASKVSAVSEPGLLSLPPELLLEICSYLDARLVLHVLSRVCHALRDLVSDHVTWRLRALRRVRAPYPVVEEKNFDWPAACIALEQHLSRWAEDGRWVEYFCLADGHVASVDSVLLLQGGSLCLSGSRDRNVNLWDLRQLGTESNQVLVKTLGTKRNSTHKGWVWSLAAQDHRVCSGSWDSTVKLWDMAADGQQFGEIKASSAVLCLSYLPDILVTGTYDKKVAIYDPRAGPALLKRQQLHSRPVLTLLADDRHIISGSEDHTLVVVDRRANSVLQRLQLDSYLLCMSYQEPQLWAGDNQGLLHVFANRNGCFQLIRSFDVGHSFPITGIQYSVGALYTTSTDKTIRVHVPTDPPRTICTRRHDNVLSRVCAQGNLVVAGSGDLSLEVWRLQA; this is translated from the exons ATGGAACTTTCCCTAGGGCCTTGCGATGAATCCCGCTCCTGGGACGATGACTCGGACCCAGAGTCAGAGACAGACCCAGACGCGCAGGCCGAGGCCTACGTGGCCCGCGTTCTCAGTCCGCCAAAATCCGGGCTGGCGTTCTCGCGCCCCTCGCAGCTATCCACGCCCGCCGCGTCCCCGAGCGCTTCGGAGCCTCGGGCCGCGTCCAAGGTTTCGGCCGTAAGCGAGCCGGGCCTTCTGAGCCTTCCCCCGGAGCTGCTGCTCGAAATCTGCTCCTACCTGGACGCCCGCCTCGTGCTTCACGTCCTGTCGCGGGTGTGCCACGCGCTGCGCGACCTCGTGTCTGACCATGTCACCTGGAGGCTACGCGCGCTGCGCCGCGTACGCGCGCCCTACCCAGTGGTGGAAG AGAAGAACTTTGACTGGCCGGCAGCCTGCATTGCGCTGGAGCAGCACCTGTCCCGCTGGGCAGAGGATGGGCGCTGGGTCGAATACTTCTGCCTGGCCGACGGGCACGTGGCTTCCGTTGACTCAGTGCTGCTGCTCCAG GGTGGGTCACTCTGTCTGTCGGGCTCCCGAGATCGCAATGTCAACTTGTGGGACCTGCGGCAGCTGGGGACGGAGTCCAACCAGGTTCTGGTCAAGACCTTAGGCACTAAGCGAAATAGTACCCATAAG ggctgggtgtggtcacTGGCAGCACAGGACCACCGCGTGTGCTCCGGCTCCTGGGACAGCACAGTGAAGCTCTGGGACATGGCAGCGGATGGGCAGCAGTTCGGTGAGATAAA GGCCAGCTCAGCTGTGCTGTGCCTCTCCTACCTGCCTGACATCCTGGTGACTGGCACCTATgacaagaaggtggccatctacgaCCCCAGAG CTGGCCCAGCCCTGTTGAAGCGCCAGCAACTACACTCCAGACCCGTGCTGACCCTGCTGGCGGATGACCGGCACATCATCTCAGGCAGCGAGGACCACACCCTGGTGGTGGTGGACCGCCGAGCCAACAGCGTCCTGCAGCGTCTGCAG CTGGACTCCTACCTGCTCTGCATGTCCTACCAGGAACCCCAACTCTGGGCTGGTGACAACCAGGGCCTGCTGCACGTCTTCGCCAACCGCAACGGCTGCTTCCAGCTTATCCGG TCCTTTGATGTGGGCCACAGCTTTCCCATCACTGGGATCCAGTACTCAGTGGGAGCCTTGTACACCACATCCACTGACAAGACCATCCGG GTGCACGTGCCCACAGACCCACCAAGGACCATCTGCACCCGAAGGCATGACAATGTGCTCAGTAGG GTCTGTGCTCAGGGCAACCTGGTGGTGGCCGGCTCTGGGGACCTGTCGCTAGAGGTCTGGAGGCTGCAGGCCTGA
- the FBXW9 gene encoding F-box/WD repeat-containing protein 9 isoform X2, with product MELSLGPCDESRSWDDDSDPESETDPDAQAEAYVARVLSPPKSGLAFSRPSQLSTPAASPSASEPRAASKVSAVSEPGLLSLPPELLLEICSYLDARLVLHVLSRVCHALRDLVSDHVTWRLRALRRVRAPYPVVEEKNFDWPAACIALEQHLSRWAEDGRWVEYFCLADGHVASVDSVLLLQGGSLCLSGSRDRNVNLWDLRQLGTESNQVLVKTLGTKRNSTHKGWVWSLAAQDHRVCSGSWDSTVKLWDMAADGQQFGEIKASSAVLCLSYLPDILVTGTYDKKVAIYDPRAGPALLKRQQLHSRPVLTLLADDRHIISGSEDHTLVVVDRRANSVLQRLQLDSYLLCMSYQEPQLWAGDNQGLLHVFANRNGCFQLIRVHVPTDPPRTICTRRHDNVLSRVCAQGNLVVAGSGDLSLEVWRLQA from the exons ATGGAACTTTCCCTAGGGCCTTGCGATGAATCCCGCTCCTGGGACGATGACTCGGACCCAGAGTCAGAGACAGACCCAGACGCGCAGGCCGAGGCCTACGTGGCCCGCGTTCTCAGTCCGCCAAAATCCGGGCTGGCGTTCTCGCGCCCCTCGCAGCTATCCACGCCCGCCGCGTCCCCGAGCGCTTCGGAGCCTCGGGCCGCGTCCAAGGTTTCGGCCGTAAGCGAGCCGGGCCTTCTGAGCCTTCCCCCGGAGCTGCTGCTCGAAATCTGCTCCTACCTGGACGCCCGCCTCGTGCTTCACGTCCTGTCGCGGGTGTGCCACGCGCTGCGCGACCTCGTGTCTGACCATGTCACCTGGAGGCTACGCGCGCTGCGCCGCGTACGCGCGCCCTACCCAGTGGTGGAAG AGAAGAACTTTGACTGGCCGGCAGCCTGCATTGCGCTGGAGCAGCACCTGTCCCGCTGGGCAGAGGATGGGCGCTGGGTCGAATACTTCTGCCTGGCCGACGGGCACGTGGCTTCCGTTGACTCAGTGCTGCTGCTCCAG GGTGGGTCACTCTGTCTGTCGGGCTCCCGAGATCGCAATGTCAACTTGTGGGACCTGCGGCAGCTGGGGACGGAGTCCAACCAGGTTCTGGTCAAGACCTTAGGCACTAAGCGAAATAGTACCCATAAG ggctgggtgtggtcacTGGCAGCACAGGACCACCGCGTGTGCTCCGGCTCCTGGGACAGCACAGTGAAGCTCTGGGACATGGCAGCGGATGGGCAGCAGTTCGGTGAGATAAA GGCCAGCTCAGCTGTGCTGTGCCTCTCCTACCTGCCTGACATCCTGGTGACTGGCACCTATgacaagaaggtggccatctacgaCCCCAGAG CTGGCCCAGCCCTGTTGAAGCGCCAGCAACTACACTCCAGACCCGTGCTGACCCTGCTGGCGGATGACCGGCACATCATCTCAGGCAGCGAGGACCACACCCTGGTGGTGGTGGACCGCCGAGCCAACAGCGTCCTGCAGCGTCTGCAG CTGGACTCCTACCTGCTCTGCATGTCCTACCAGGAACCCCAACTCTGGGCTGGTGACAACCAGGGCCTGCTGCACGTCTTCGCCAACCGCAACGGCTGCTTCCAGCTTATCCGG GTGCACGTGCCCACAGACCCACCAAGGACCATCTGCACCCGAAGGCATGACAATGTGCTCAGTAGG GTCTGTGCTCAGGGCAACCTGGTGGTGGCCGGCTCTGGGGACCTGTCGCTAGAGGTCTGGAGGCTGCAGGCCTGA
- the FBXW9 gene encoding F-box/WD repeat-containing protein 9 isoform X3 — protein MELSLGPCDESRSWDDDSDPESETDPDAQAEAYVARVLSPPKSGLAFSRPSQLSTPAASPSASEPRAASKVSAVSEPGLLSLPPELLLEICSYLDARLVLHVLSRVCHALRDLVSDHVTWRLRALRRVRAPYPVVEEKNFDWPAACIALEQHLSRWAEDGRWVEYFCLADGHVASVDSVLLLQGWVWSLAAQDHRVCSGSWDSTVKLWDMAADGQQFGEIKASSAVLCLSYLPDILVTGTYDKKVAIYDPRAGPALLKRQQLHSRPVLTLLADDRHIISGSEDHTLVVVDRRANSVLQRLQLDSYLLCMSYQEPQLWAGDNQGLLHVFANRNGCFQLIRSFDVGHSFPITGIQYSVGALYTTSTDKTIRVHVPTDPPRTICTRRHDNVLSRVCAQGNLVVAGSGDLSLEVWRLQA, from the exons ATGGAACTTTCCCTAGGGCCTTGCGATGAATCCCGCTCCTGGGACGATGACTCGGACCCAGAGTCAGAGACAGACCCAGACGCGCAGGCCGAGGCCTACGTGGCCCGCGTTCTCAGTCCGCCAAAATCCGGGCTGGCGTTCTCGCGCCCCTCGCAGCTATCCACGCCCGCCGCGTCCCCGAGCGCTTCGGAGCCTCGGGCCGCGTCCAAGGTTTCGGCCGTAAGCGAGCCGGGCCTTCTGAGCCTTCCCCCGGAGCTGCTGCTCGAAATCTGCTCCTACCTGGACGCCCGCCTCGTGCTTCACGTCCTGTCGCGGGTGTGCCACGCGCTGCGCGACCTCGTGTCTGACCATGTCACCTGGAGGCTACGCGCGCTGCGCCGCGTACGCGCGCCCTACCCAGTGGTGGAAG AGAAGAACTTTGACTGGCCGGCAGCCTGCATTGCGCTGGAGCAGCACCTGTCCCGCTGGGCAGAGGATGGGCGCTGGGTCGAATACTTCTGCCTGGCCGACGGGCACGTGGCTTCCGTTGACTCAGTGCTGCTGCTCCAG ggctgggtgtggtcacTGGCAGCACAGGACCACCGCGTGTGCTCCGGCTCCTGGGACAGCACAGTGAAGCTCTGGGACATGGCAGCGGATGGGCAGCAGTTCGGTGAGATAAA GGCCAGCTCAGCTGTGCTGTGCCTCTCCTACCTGCCTGACATCCTGGTGACTGGCACCTATgacaagaaggtggccatctacgaCCCCAGAG CTGGCCCAGCCCTGTTGAAGCGCCAGCAACTACACTCCAGACCCGTGCTGACCCTGCTGGCGGATGACCGGCACATCATCTCAGGCAGCGAGGACCACACCCTGGTGGTGGTGGACCGCCGAGCCAACAGCGTCCTGCAGCGTCTGCAG CTGGACTCCTACCTGCTCTGCATGTCCTACCAGGAACCCCAACTCTGGGCTGGTGACAACCAGGGCCTGCTGCACGTCTTCGCCAACCGCAACGGCTGCTTCCAGCTTATCCGG TCCTTTGATGTGGGCCACAGCTTTCCCATCACTGGGATCCAGTACTCAGTGGGAGCCTTGTACACCACATCCACTGACAAGACCATCCGG GTGCACGTGCCCACAGACCCACCAAGGACCATCTGCACCCGAAGGCATGACAATGTGCTCAGTAGG GTCTGTGCTCAGGGCAACCTGGTGGTGGCCGGCTCTGGGGACCTGTCGCTAGAGGTCTGGAGGCTGCAGGCCTGA
- the GNG14 gene encoding LOW QUALITY PROTEIN: putative guanine nucleotide-binding protein G(I)/G(S)/G(O) subunit gamma-14 (The sequence of the model RefSeq protein was modified relative to this genomic sequence to represent the inferred CDS: inserted 1 base in 1 codon): MSSKVAINSDTGQALWAVEQLQMEAGIDRVKVRVGASAGGGKRWEHMGQGTGACLGLVWLTQLVCRCPXMATDVLQFCTEQAKRDPFLVGILAATNPFKEKKPYAIL, translated from the exons ATGTCCAGCAAGGTGGCCATCAACAGTGACACTGGGCAGGCCCTCTGGGCAGTGGAGCAGCTCCAGATGGAGGCAGGCATCGACCGAGTGAAGGTGAGGGTCGGGGCCAGTGCAGGAGGCGGGAAGAGGTGGGAACACATGGGCCAGGGGACAGGTGCATGCCTGGGTCTGGTCTGGCTGACCCAGTTGGTCTGCAGGTGTC AGATGGCCACCGATGTGCTGCAGTTCTGCACGGAGCAGGCCAAGAGGGACCCCTTCCTTGTGGGCATCCTGGCAGCCACCAACCCCTTCAAGGAGAAGAAGCCCTATGCCATCCTATGA